The window GGAACCATCTCCGGAGTGGGTAAATTTTTAAAAGAAAAAAAGCCTGCTGTTAAAATAATTGGTCTTGAACCGGCCGGTTCGCCGGTTCTTTCCGGGGGGAAGCCCGGGGCGCACAAGATTCAGGGGATCGGCGCCGGGTTTGTGCCGGGGGTGCTGGACCGCAGCGTTATCGATGAGATCATGCTGGTTTCCCATGAGGACGGCGGCGAGACAGCGAGGCGTTTGGCCAAAGAGGAGGGTATTCTGGTCGGGATCTCGAGTGGAGCGGCACTGTGGGCTGCCCTGGAGGTTGCCAAACGTGCGGAAGCGGCTGACAAAACTATTGTAGCGCTCCTTCCGGATACGGGGGAAAGATACCTCTCCACCTGGCTTTTCTCCAAATGATGTTTTAAAAAAAGACAATATTTTTGCGCTGGTATTTAACCGCAAGATCGGTGTTGCTAAGATGAAAAAGAAACAAAGTGTAGGTTCGGTACAAACAAAATATTTTACCTTTGCCGAGCCGCCGAATGAGCTGCCCCTTGAATTAGGGGGAAAGCTCGGACCCGTAACGATCGCCTACGAGACCTATGGAGAGCTGAACGGCGACAAAACGAATGCCATTCTTGTCTGTCATGCGCTATCCGCGGATGCGCATGCGGCGGGTTATCTTGAGGGTGAAAAGGACCCGGGTTGGTGGGAGGGCATGATTGGCCCGGGCAAGGCCTTCGATACGAACAAACATTTTATCATCTGCACGAACGTAATCGGCGGATGCAAGGGAAGCACCGGGCCATCGTCTGTAAATCCCGCTACTGGCGAGCCTTACGCTCTGGATTTCCCCAGCATTACCATTGCCGACATGGTGGAAGCGCAGCGTCATCTGCTTGATCACCTGGGCATTGAAAAACTTATGTGCGTGGCGGGGGGCTCCATGGGTGGAATGCAGGTGCTGCAGTGGGTGGCCTCTTATCCCGAACGGATTCGCTCGGCCATCCCCATTGCTACCGCCCTCAAGCATTCACCCCAGCAGATCGCCTTCAACGAGGTGGTGCGGCAGTCGGTAATGGCCGATCCGGCCTGGCGTGATGGCAATTACTACGCATACGGACAGCCGGAAAAAGGGTTGGCTCTGGCTCGGATGATCGGTCATATTACGTTTATGAGCGTTCAGTCCATGGAGGCGAAGTTTTCCCGCCGGCTGAAAAACGCCAGTTACAATTTCAAGTTCGGTGCGGATTTTGAGGTAGAGGGGTATTTGCATTACAAAGGCGACAGTTTCGTAAAACGTTTCGACGCCAATTCCTATCTCTACATTACGAAAGCGATCGATTATTTCGATCTTTCCGGGGGGAGGCTTGTTCCCGAAGGGCGAAAGGCGGACCCCCGCTTCCTGATCATTTCGTATCGCTCTGACTGGCTTTATCCATCCGTTCAGTCGCAGGAAATTGTGCGAGAGCTCAAGATAAGGCGCGTGGATGCGACCTATTGCGAACTGCGCTCCACGTATGGGCATGATGCCTTTCTTGTGGAAATGGATGAGCAGCAAAATCTCGTCAAACATTTTTTGGATAAGACATATCAAGGCTACGAGGTAGTGAAAACTTATGACATCTGACTCCCTTCGTCTGGACTATAAAATCATCTATGAGGCAGTGACGCCCGGCGCCCGGGTTCTCGATTTGGGGTGCGGGAATGGCGATCTCCTCTATTTTCTGGCCCGGGACAAGGGCGCCAAGGTGCAGGGGATAGAACTGGATGATGCCGCCATTTACCAGTGTGTGCGTAAAGGATTAAGCGTCTTTAACAGCGATATCACAAGCGGGCTCGTCGAGTACCCCGATCAGTCGTTTGACTACGTTATCCTGAATCAGAGCATGCAGGAGGTGACTAACATCGATTTCATCATCCGGGAGGCCCTGCGCGTGGGGCGGAAGGTCATCGTCGGTTTTCCCAATTTTGCCTATATCGCTGCCCGGTTCATGCTTTTCTTCCGGGGAATCGCCCCGATGACGAAGTCATTGCCCCATCTGTGGTACGATACCCCCAACGTGCGCTGCCTGAGCATTGATGATTTCAGGAATTTTTGCGAAGAGAAGAAACTCCGCATCCTGAAGGCCTATTGGCTCGGGAGTGATAAGCTGATCAGATTCTGGCCCAATCTTTTGGCCCTCAATGCGATCTTTGTGCTGACGGGGGGGGAAGAATTCACTCCTGACAGCGGTGCTGAAAAGGCTAAACCATGCTGAAGAATATAAAAGAGGGTATTTGGGAGGACGTGCAAAACGTCTTCAAGAAAGACCCGGCGGCAAGAAATATCTTTGAGGTTATTTTTTTCTATCCCGGTCTGCACGCTATCTGGATGCACCGGGCCGCCCATTTTTTCTGGAATCACCGGTTTTATTTTTTGGCCCGTTTCATATCGCATCTCGGCCGTTTCGCAACGGGCATCGAGATTCATCCCGGGGCGAGGATCGGCAGGCGATTTTTTATTGATCACGGCGCAGGAGTCGTGATCGGGGAGACTACCGATATCGGCGACGACGTCCTGCTCTACCAGGGAGTAGTGCTGGGCGGGGTAAGCCTGAAGAAGGAAAAACGCCATCCCACCATAGGCAACCGTGTGCTTGTCGGGGCGGGTACGATTGTTTTGGGGCCCATCCATATTGGCGATGGTACGAGAATCGGGGCCGCATCCCTCGTGGTTAAGGACGTGCCCGCGAACGCCATTGCGGTAGGTGTGCCGGCGCGGATCGGGATGGGTTTTTCCGCCCGGGAACTCACTGAACTGGGGCACAATAAATTGCCCGATCCCATCGCCGACGCCTTCAAATTTCTCGGGAAACAGATAGATTCCATGGAGGAAAGGCTGGAAGCGGTTGAGCAGCTCGAGGGCATCAAGGTTGATCTGGATAAGTATGTGGAACAGAAAAAGCGGGAAATTCTCGACGTTTTTTCCCAGACTTATGAATTTGACGGGGGGGCCGGGATATAAATTTGACACTATCTTCGTGCCCTGAGATCCCTTAATAGAACCCTTAATTACACATTCCGGCAGCCCGATGAAAAAAGGTAAACGCTATAAGTCTCTATACTTGCCCGCATGGACCATCGTCGTTGCCGTGATTATCCTCTTCTTCGTTATCGCAATTTCCACGTACCGGAACATGAGCCGGGAACGGGGGCGAATGGAAGAGTCGCTTATCCGGGAAGCGCAGGTCATCATCCGGGCCATTGAGGCCGGGGTGCGGGCCGATGACCCTGCTTCTGCCGGTGCCGGCCGTCTCCAGAAACTCGTCAATGAGGTTGCCCGCGAACCGGAGATTGCCTCGATCGCGATCTTCGACCACGAGGGCGTCGCCGTGGCAGTGAGCCCCTCCGTCAAATCAGCGGCGATTTCCAGCGGCGGCAATTTATTGGAGACATCTTCACTCAAGGCGCTCTTGCGGCAGCAGGGAATGGTAACTCGCTACCGACAGTTTGCACCGGGGGAGCGGGTCTTTGAAGTTATTCGATTGTTTCGGCCCTATCCCGTTGTGCAGTTGCGTGATGCGCAGACGGTCGAGGCAAGAGGGACAATGCGAAAATCAGCCAATGACAAGATGATCTTCCTGAGGTTACGGTTGGCAACAGCCGAAGCGGCCCGCCTGCAGGACCGTCATCATAACCTCCTGATGGCCGCGATTCTCGTTATCCTGGGAACGGGGGCGCTTTATTTCGTTTTTATCGTTCAGAATTATTATCTCGTTGATAACAAGCTAATCAGGATGCAGAGTTACACCGAAAATGTCCTGGAAAGCATGGCCGACGGTTTGCTGTCCATCGACCGGGATGGGGAAATCGTCACTTTCAATAGACAGGCGGGAGAGATTCTTGGAGTAGAACCGGCAACCATGGAGGGCCGGAATATCGCCGATTTCCTTGAGGGAGTTTGGGAAGAGCCGCTTGCCCCTGGCGCGAGCGGCAGGGGCGTAAAGGAAAAGCAGATGGAGATTCGCCGCCGGGAAAGTGACGTCAAAATCCCGATCAGCGTCAGCATGGCGCCGCTCAAGGATGATGCGGGTCAGGAGCAGGGAAGGGTTTTGCTCATAAAAGACCTTTCAGAGATACGCGACCTTCAGGAGAAGGTCCGCCGGAGCGAGCGCCTTGCCTCTCTGGGACGATTGGCTGCCGGCGTGGCCCACGAGATTCGCAATCCCTTGAGTTCGATCAAGGGGTTTGCCCAGTATTTTGCGAAGCGATTCAAGGGGCAGGAGGAGGAAGAGGGGTATGCCATAGTCATGGTGAAGGAGGTGGACCGCCTCAATCGGGTCATCACGGAACTCCTGGACTTTGCCGGGCCGAAGGTCCCCCACCGGGAACCGCAGCGTCTGGAAGAGATTGCCGATCATGTATTGAAACTGCTGGCCTCCGATTTGGCCGAGCGTAAGATATCGATATCCAAGGAATATCAAGAGAACCTGCCCGATGTGCACGTGGACAGAGACCAGATGTCTCAGGTATTCATCAATCTCGTTTTGAACAGCATGGAATCAATGAAAGGCGGGGGCAAGATCATGCTTTCGCTGCAACGAACGGAATCGCCCGAGGCAGTTGCGATAGTTATAACCGACACGGGAGACGGCATTCCCGAGGAAGACCTCGAAAAGGTTTTCGAGCCGTTCTTCAGCAGGAAGAGGAAGGGAACGGGGCTGGGATTGGCGGTCGTGCATCAGATTATTGAAGGCCACGGCGGAGACATCAGCGTGGAAAGCCGGCCGGGAGAGGGGACACGGTTCCGGATAATTCTGCCGTTCATGAACATCAATCTGCGATTTGCCGAAAGAGGAAAGGGGCAGGGATGAAAGATAAACCCATGATTCTTGTTGTGGATGACGAAGCAAGTCATCGGCTGATGTTGCGCGCGGTTCTTAGGGAGGATGGGTACGCAGTGAAAGAGGCCTCCGATGGTACGGAGGCGGTGGCGGCAGTGGCAAAAGAGGCCTTCGATGCGATCCTGCTTGACATCCGGATGACGGCCATGGACGGCATTGAGGCGCTTGCCGAGATTCGCAAGATTTCCCCCCATGTGCCAGTACTGATCATGACCGCCTACGCCTCGGTAAAAACAGCCGTGGAAGCGCTGAAAGCAGGGGCCTTCGACTATCTGATGAAGCCTCTCGACATCGATGAACTGAAGATTCTGCTTGGCAAGGCTTTGGAGCATTATCACCTGCGTGAGGAGAACATCATGCTCAAGGAGCGCTTGGGGGATCGTTTCGATTTTTCCCGGATCATTGCCCGGAGTGCGAAAATGAGAGGTCTCGTCGATATGCTGTCGCTCGTGGCGCCCTCCGATGCAACCGTGCTGATAATGGGTGAGAGCGGAACCGGCAAGGAAGTCGCGGCCAACGCCATTCATCACAACAGCCCCCGGGCCGGGCAGGCGTTCATCAAGGTTTCCTGTGCCGCCCTTCCTGAAACACTGTTAGAGAGTGAACTATTTGGACACGAGAAGGGCGCCTTTACCGGCGCCATGGCGCGGCGCGAGGGCCGGTTTCAACTGGCCGATGGCGGCACGATTTTTCTCGATGAGATCGGGGAGATGAGCACTGCCGTGCAGACCAAACTCCTGCGCGTATTGCAGGAAAAGGAATTTCAGCCGCTGGGCGGCAACCGCACCGTCAAGGTGGATATCCGTGTAATCGCCGCCACGAACCGGGATCTGGAAGCGGAGGTCAAGAGCGGCCGTTTCCGGGAAGACCTCTATTATCGGCTGAATGTCGTCCCGATTATGCTGCCCCCGCTTCGCGAACGGAAAGAGGACATCCCGCCCTTGGCAGAGCATTTTTTGTCTCTCTATTCTTCTAAGAGTGGGAAGGCTCTCAAGGGCATTGCGGGCAAGGCTATGGATTTACTCGTGCGTTACGATTGGCCGGGAAACATCCGGGAGCTGGAGAACTGCATCGAACGGGCCGTAATCATGGCGCGGGAAGCGGCGATTATCCCTGCCGATTTTCCCCTCGTTATTCAAATGCTTTCTCCGGCAGAAGGGAAGGACTTTCTCGATACCTCCTCCGGATTCTCCATCTTCGAGATGGAAAAGGCCCTGATCATCAAGACGTTGGCAGATATGGGCGGCAACCGCACACGGGCGGCAAAAAGTCTCGGCATCAACCGTCGCACACTGCAGAACAAATTAAAGGAGTATGGGCTAAATAATCATCCAGGCGGCGACGAAGGTCTGAAGTAACTGTTGTCGGCAGTGGCTGTCTGTGATAAGACGTACATCCGGAGTTCGTGTTTTTCACGGGCGTTGAGGGACGTCGTCTTTTTTTTAATCTTTTTTACGAAGGAGGAATGTCATGATCGATTACAAAACCCTGGGCTTTGTGAACACAAAAGAGATGTTTTCCGTGGCTGTAAAAGACGAGTTTGCCGTTCCCGCCTATAATTTCAACAATATGGAGCAATTGCAGGCGATTGTGATGGCCTGCCTTGAAACTCAGTCTCCTGTTATTATTCAGGTTTCCAAAGGCGCCAGGGACTACGCCGACCGGACGCTTTTGAGCTACATGGCCCAGGGGGCTGTCGAGATGATGAAACGGGAGGCAAAAGACCGAAACCTTGGCTTGATTCCGATTGCGCTCCATCTGGATCATGGCGATTCGCTGGCAACATGCATCTCCTGCATCGAATCCGGCTTTTCGTCGGTCATGATTGACGGCTCCCACCTGCCGCATGCGGAAAATGCGGAGCTGACCCGCAAGGTTGTCGAATATGCCCATCAGCACGATATCACCGTTGAAGGCGAGATCGGAATCCTGGCCGGGGTCGAGGACGATGTCTCCTCCGGGACCCATACCTATACTCGGCCGGAGGATGTCCAGGATTTCCTTTCCCGCACAGGAGTTGATTCGCTGGCGATCGCGATCGGGACCTCGCACGGCGCCTACAAATTCAAGCCGGGGCAGAATCCCCAAATCCGTCTCGACATACTGCATGAGATAGAAAGGCGCATTCCCGGATTTCCGATCGTCCTGCACGGTTCCTCATCGGTGCCACAGGATGCCGTAGAGACGATCAATAAATATGGCGGCAAAATAAAGGACTCCATTGGCATCCCCGAGGAGCAGCTTCGCCAGGCGGCCCACTCGTCGGTCTGCAAGATCAATATCGACTCTGACGGCAGGCTGGTCATGACAGCGAAAATCCGCGAAATTTTTGCACTGAAGCCTGCGGAATTCGATCCGCGGAAATACCTCGGACCGGCGCGCGATGCGCTTCGCGAGATGTACATGCGCAAGAATCGCGAGGTGCTGGGCAGTGCCGACCGGGCCGTAGAGATCCTCGCCGCTTCGAAAAGATAGCTATTTTACCCTGGGCTCAAAATAGCTGCCGCCTCTTTTGCGAAATCCGCTTTGGCTGGCTGACCATAATGGGGGGTGCTGCCTAAAAAATATTCCGGGGATATAAAAGGTAGTGGACAATAGTCGTCAGTACAATCAGCTAATTTTCCTTGACATCTCATCCCATAAATTGTAGTTCCCAGCCGTTCGTAATATGTTGTTTATGCCGCGACAATGGATTTGCCGCGGCGTTTTGTTTAACTAACTTTTTGGGAGGATTGATATGGAATCTGTCGTCAGCGATTTGAACGTTCCGCATCGTCTGCTTCTTGGACCCGGCCCCAGTGCGGTTCATCCCCGCGTATTGCGGACGATGAGCGCCCCGCTCGTCGGCTATCTCGATCCGGCCTGGCTGGCATTGATGGATGAGGAGCAGCAGTTGCTCAGGAAGGTTTTTCAGACCGAAAACACCCTGACCCTTCCGATGACGGGTACGGGAAGCGCCGGCATGGAAACCGCGTACTGCAATTTTGTAGAGCCGGGCGATAGGGTTATGATTCTCTGCAATGGCTATTTCAGCGATCGAATGTGCGAAATGGCAAAGATTTACGGCGCCAATGTGATCCGGATCGAAAAACCGTGGGGCGAGGTATTCACGCCGGAAGAGGTTGAGACCGCGCTTCAGGAAAACGGCAACGTCAAGATACTGGCCTTGATTCATGCGGAAACCTCGACAGGCGCCTTGCAGCCGCTTCAAGGAATCGGCGAGATAGTCCATCGGCACGGAGCGCTTTTTCTTGTCGATTGCGTAACATCCTTGAGTGGCGTTCCCCTTTCCATTGATGCCTGGGGAATTGATATCGCCTTCAGCGCCTCCCAGAAGTGTCTCGGCTGTCCTCCCGGTCTTTCCCCTTTTACCGTAAGCGACAGGGCTGCCGCCGTTTTGCATGCCAGGAAATCCCCGGTGCCGAACTGGTGCCTCGATCTGACTAAAATTGAAAAATACTGGAGCAAGGAGAGGGTTTATCATCATACCCCCTCGACCACGCTCCACTACGGATTTCGCGAAGGCCTGCGGCTGGTTCTGGAAGAAGGTTTGGAGCATCGCTGGGCGCGTCACCGGAGGATTGCGGAATACCTCTTTGCAAAAATGGACAGTATCGGGGTTCAGTGTCTGGTCAAAAAAGAGAACCGTCTTCCCTCCCTCACGACGATTCTTGTTCCCGAAGGGGTTGACGACGCGGCTGTACGGACAAAGCTTCGCGAAGCCTATAATATTGACATAGCGGGCGGGTTCGGGCCGCTGAAGGGCAAGATCTGGCGGGTCGGTCTTATGGGATTCTCCAGTCGCAGGGAAAATGTTACACTCCTGTGCGAGGCCCTGCGGGAAATTCTCCATGACAAAACGTGATTTCTGTAAGCCCTCTAATTATATTGTAAATAAAGAAATTTTATTAAGCAGCAAACGGTTTATCAACCGATTTTTTATAAAGGAAGTGGTATGAGCACCATGATAGAGAAAATTAGAAACATCGGGATTAGCGCGCACATTGATTCGGGAAAAACGACGCTGACGGAACGTATTCTGTTTTACACCAAAAGAATCCATGCCATTCACGACGTCAAAGGCAAGGACGGCGTTGGCGCCACCATGGATTCGATGGAGCTGGAGAAGGAACGGGGCATTACCATAGCCTCCGCGGCTACCTTCTGCCAATGGCAGGATTATGAGATAAATATCATCGACACCCCCGGGCATGTGGATTTTACCATTGAGGTGGAGCGCTCGTTGCGCGTACTGGACGGCGCGGTGCTTGTGCTCTGTTCTGTCGGCGGCGTTCAGTCCCAGTCCATTACCGTTGACATGCAGATGAAAAGGTACAATGTTCCCTGTATTGCCTTTATCAACAAATGCGACCGCAGCGGCGCCAATCCGGAGCGGGTTGTTTCGCAGCTTCGTTCCAAATTGGGTCACAACGCAGTGGCAATGCAGATACCGATAGGTTTGGAAGCCAATTTCCAGGGGGTTGTCGATTTGCTGTCCATGAAGGCGCTTTATTTTGACGGCGCCAACGGAGAGATTATCCGTGTTGAAGAGATTCCTCCCGAACTTCTGGCGGCCGCTCGCAGCAAACGCGAGGAACTGATCGATGCCGCTTCGCTTTTTTCTGACGAACTGACCGAGGCGATTCTCGGGGAAACCGAGGTTACCGAGGAAATGATTGCCAGGGCCGTCCGCAAAGGCGCCCTGACAAGAAAAATGACCCCGGTTTTCATCGGTTCTGCCTACAAAAATAAGGCGGTGCAGCCGCTTTTGGACGCAGTCATCAAATATCTGCCCTCTCCGGACGAGGTGGTGAACACCGCCCTTGATCTGAATCACGATGAGGCGCCGGTTGTTCTTGACTCTGATCCGACAAAGCCGATTGTTGCTTTGGCCTTCAAACTGGAAGAGGGGGCTTACGGACAGCTTACCTACATCCGCGTTTATCAGGGCATCCTGGAAAAGGGCGCGACCATCGTCAACACGCGCACCGGTAAAAAAACCAAGGTGGGGCGGGTTGTGCGGATGCATGCCGATCAGATGGAAGACATGGAGTCAGTCTCGGCCGGGGTCATCGGGGCGCTTTTTGGAATCGAGTGTTCCTCCGGAGATACGTTTGTCGCTCCTGGACTCAACCTGACGATGACCTCAATGTTTGTTCCCAAACCGGTTATTTCGCTGGCCATTGTTCCGAAGGACAACAAGGCGCAGATAAATATGTCCAAGGCGCTCAACCGTTTTACCAAGGAAGACCCGACGTTTCACACCCATGTGGATGAGGAAACGCTGGAGACGATCATCGAGGGGATGGGCGAGCTGCATCTGGAAATATACGTCGAGCGGATGAAAAGGGAATACGATGCGGAAGTCGAAACAAGCAAGCCGCGCGTCGCGTATCGCGAAACGATAACCCAGCGGGGCGAGTTCAATTACACGCACAAGAAGCAGACCGGCGGCTCCGGCCAGTATGGCCGGGTTGCCGGCTATATGGAGCCTATAACCGAGGGCGACGAGGATTTCATCTTCGACAATCAGATCAAGGGCGGTTTGATCCCGACCAATTTTATTCCCGCTTGCGAAAAGGGCTTTCAACTTTCGATGGCCAAGGGGCCCAAGATGGAGTTTCCGGTGACCGGCGTCAGGGTCGTCATCAACGATGGGGCTTACCACGCGGTTGACTCGTCGGAAATGGCCTTTCAGGCTGCCGCCCGCGGCGCCTTCCGCGAGGGGTATGCAAGGGCGAAGGCGGTAATTCAGGAGCCGATCATGAAGGTTGTCGTCGAAACGCCGACGGAGTTTCAGGGTTCTGTCATGGGCCTGCTCAATCAGCGGCGCGGGATGATCGTCGGCGCCCAGGACGAGGGAGTAATGACGGTGGTTGAATCTCAGGTGCCCCTTTCCGAAATGTTTGGATTCTCCACGGTGTTGCGCTCTTCGACTCAGGGTAAGGCGCAGTTTACGATGGAATTTTCCATCTACCGGCAGGTTCCGCTGTCAGTCGCGGAAAAGCTCGCCGAGGAATTTGTCCAGAAGAAAAAAAGCGAGGCATGAAGTCGGGGGTGTGGATATAAACAATAATGATAACGTATTTTTGAATTCAAAGACAGGAGTCACGCCATGATTAAACAGGAAATGATCCTTCGCAACACCATGCGTCAACTCGGTTTTGAGTCAGAAGAAATCCTTCCCCAAGGTGGATTCGGCGCAGTTCTGGCCCGCGCCGGGGTAGGCAAAACAGCCTTTCTGGTGCAACTGGCCTTAAGCGGGCTGCTCAATGAAAAAAAGGTTCTCCATATCAGCCTCAACGATCCAGTTGACAAGGTAAATATTTGGTATAATGAGCTTTTCCGTCTCCTTGCCGCCGGTGACGAAAGAGTCAATAAAGCCGCTTTTTTAGAGTCTCTGCTGCCCAATCGCTTTATCATGACCTTCCGTGTCGAGGGTTTCAGCGTTCCTAAATTGGAGGAACGACTGAACGATCTCTCCGAGCAGGGGATATTTTCTCCCTCCATCATGATCATCGACGGTCTGAACTTCGAAGATTCGAGAATTTCGGATATCAAGGAACTCAAAAAACTGGCGGAAAAACGCGGGATGCAGGCATGGTTCACCGTTCAGACCCACCGTCATGAAGAGCCGGTCGCGGATAGTTTCCCCTCCTCCTTTGCACCGTTTGCTGAATTGTTTGAAATCATCATGGAGCTTCGGCATGAACATGCCGACGTTCATATAAAGGTTCTGCGGGGAAGCGTCGCCATTAGCGCATCGGCGCTGCTCGATCCAACCACAATGCTGATCAAGGAAAAGTTTTAAGTCGTAAGGACAAGCTGAAGTTTTCTTTGGCAGCGGGGGCAGATATTCATGGGCGGTTTCAACATTTATTGGGGAAACAGGCTGGAAACGCTCGCGGATGCGCTTGCCGATGTCATGCATACTCCGCTTTTAAATCCCTGCCAAAGCGAGATTGTCGTTGTCCAGAGCAAGGGGATGCAGCACTGGGTTTCGCTGCGTTTGGCAGAGAAAAACGGCGTCTCTGCGAATGTCCGCTTTCCCTTTCCGCGTGCTTTTCTTTACGAAAGCGGGGTTAAGCTCGCCGGGATCTCGATCGGCGACGAGTATGACCCCGATATCCTGACATGGCGAATTATGGAGGCCCTGCCGCCCTGCCTGAGCGATCCCCTTTATATCGAAATCCGGAACTACCTTGCCGATGATCCCGGCGGCTTGCGGGCATACCAGTTCTCCTCAATGCTGGCCATGGCTTATGATCGTTATCTGGTCTATCGTCCGGAGACCATTGCCGCCTGGGAAAAGGGCGACGGCTCGACAGGCGAAGAACAGTGGCAGGCAGACATGTGGAGAAAAATCCGCGCCGCCTGCCGGGCTGAGCATATCGGCGGCCTGCGCGCAACTATTGCCAGTAAAATAAACCAGCAGACGGTGCGCCCGCTTCTTCCTGAGCGGATCGCGATATTCGGCATCTCCAATCTGCCCCCCCTGTATCTGGACATCTTTAAGCTTCTTTCCCGGTCAATTAAGATAAATGGATTTTTCTTGAACCCCAGCCGGGAGTTCTGGACGGATATACGTTCGGAACGGGAGATGGGGATGATGGTAAAGCGGGTGCGGGAAAATACGTCCTGGAAAACAGCCACCAGCG is drawn from Syntrophobacterales bacterium and contains these coding sequences:
- a CDS encoding homoserine O-acetyltransferase; its protein translation is MKKKQSVGSVQTKYFTFAEPPNELPLELGGKLGPVTIAYETYGELNGDKTNAILVCHALSADAHAAGYLEGEKDPGWWEGMIGPGKAFDTNKHFIICTNVIGGCKGSTGPSSVNPATGEPYALDFPSITIADMVEAQRHLLDHLGIEKLMCVAGGSMGGMQVLQWVASYPERIRSAIPIATALKHSPQQIAFNEVVRQSVMADPAWRDGNYYAYGQPEKGLALARMIGHITFMSVQSMEAKFSRRLKNASYNFKFGADFEVEGYLHYKGDSFVKRFDANSYLYITKAIDYFDLSGGRLVPEGRKADPRFLIISYRSDWLYPSVQSQEIVRELKIRRVDATYCELRSTYGHDAFLVEMDEQQNLVKHFLDKTYQGYEVVKTYDI
- a CDS encoding alanine--glyoxylate aminotransferase family protein yields the protein MESVVSDLNVPHRLLLGPGPSAVHPRVLRTMSAPLVGYLDPAWLALMDEEQQLLRKVFQTENTLTLPMTGTGSAGMETAYCNFVEPGDRVMILCNGYFSDRMCEMAKIYGANVIRIEKPWGEVFTPEEVETALQENGNVKILALIHAETSTGALQPLQGIGEIVHRHGALFLVDCVTSLSGVPLSIDAWGIDIAFSASQKCLGCPPGLSPFTVSDRAAAVLHARKSPVPNWCLDLTKIEKYWSKERVYHHTPSTTLHYGFREGLRLVLEEGLEHRWARHRRIAEYLFAKMDSIGVQCLVKKENRLPSLTTILVPEGVDDAAVRTKLREAYNIDIAGGFGPLKGKIWRVGLMGFSSRRENVTLLCEALREILHDKT
- a CDS encoding sigma-54 dependent transcriptional regulator → MKDKPMILVVDDEASHRLMLRAVLREDGYAVKEASDGTEAVAAVAKEAFDAILLDIRMTAMDGIEALAEIRKISPHVPVLIMTAYASVKTAVEALKAGAFDYLMKPLDIDELKILLGKALEHYHLREENIMLKERLGDRFDFSRIIARSAKMRGLVDMLSLVAPSDATVLIMGESGTGKEVAANAIHHNSPRAGQAFIKVSCAALPETLLESELFGHEKGAFTGAMARREGRFQLADGGTIFLDEIGEMSTAVQTKLLRVLQEKEFQPLGGNRTVKVDIRVIAATNRDLEAEVKSGRFREDLYYRLNVVPIMLPPLRERKEDIPPLAEHFLSLYSSKSGKALKGIAGKAMDLLVRYDWPGNIRELENCIERAVIMAREAAIIPADFPLVIQMLSPAEGKDFLDTSSGFSIFEMEKALIIKTLADMGGNRTRAAKSLGINRRTLQNKLKEYGLNNHPGGDEGLK
- the metW gene encoding methionine biosynthesis protein MetW, with the protein product MTSDSLRLDYKIIYEAVTPGARVLDLGCGNGDLLYFLARDKGAKVQGIELDDAAIYQCVRKGLSVFNSDITSGLVEYPDQSFDYVILNQSMQEVTNIDFIIREALRVGRKVIVGFPNFAYIAARFMLFFRGIAPMTKSLPHLWYDTPNVRCLSIDDFRNFCEEKKLRILKAYWLGSDKLIRFWPNLLALNAIFVLTGGEEFTPDSGAEKAKPC
- the cysE gene encoding serine O-acetyltransferase, producing MLKNIKEGIWEDVQNVFKKDPAARNIFEVIFFYPGLHAIWMHRAAHFFWNHRFYFLARFISHLGRFATGIEIHPGARIGRRFFIDHGAGVVIGETTDIGDDVLLYQGVVLGGVSLKKEKRHPTIGNRVLVGAGTIVLGPIHIGDGTRIGAASLVVKDVPANAIAVGVPARIGMGFSARELTELGHNKLPDPIADAFKFLGKQIDSMEERLEAVEQLEGIKVDLDKYVEQKKREILDVFSQTYEFDGGAGI
- a CDS encoding PAS domain S-box protein — encoded protein: MKKGKRYKSLYLPAWTIVVAVIILFFVIAISTYRNMSRERGRMEESLIREAQVIIRAIEAGVRADDPASAGAGRLQKLVNEVAREPEIASIAIFDHEGVAVAVSPSVKSAAISSGGNLLETSSLKALLRQQGMVTRYRQFAPGERVFEVIRLFRPYPVVQLRDAQTVEARGTMRKSANDKMIFLRLRLATAEAARLQDRHHNLLMAAILVILGTGALYFVFIVQNYYLVDNKLIRMQSYTENVLESMADGLLSIDRDGEIVTFNRQAGEILGVEPATMEGRNIADFLEGVWEEPLAPGASGRGVKEKQMEIRRRESDVKIPISVSMAPLKDDAGQEQGRVLLIKDLSEIRDLQEKVRRSERLASLGRLAAGVAHEIRNPLSSIKGFAQYFAKRFKGQEEEEGYAIVMVKEVDRLNRVITELLDFAGPKVPHREPQRLEEIADHVLKLLASDLAERKISISKEYQENLPDVHVDRDQMSQVFINLVLNSMESMKGGGKIMLSLQRTESPEAVAIVITDTGDGIPEEDLEKVFEPFFSRKRKGTGLGLAVVHQIIEGHGGDISVESRPGEGTRFRIILPFMNINLRFAERGKGQG
- a CDS encoding class II fructose-1,6-bisphosphate aldolase, coding for MIDYKTLGFVNTKEMFSVAVKDEFAVPAYNFNNMEQLQAIVMACLETQSPVIIQVSKGARDYADRTLLSYMAQGAVEMMKREAKDRNLGLIPIALHLDHGDSLATCISCIESGFSSVMIDGSHLPHAENAELTRKVVEYAHQHDITVEGEIGILAGVEDDVSSGTHTYTRPEDVQDFLSRTGVDSLAIAIGTSHGAYKFKPGQNPQIRLDILHEIERRIPGFPIVLHGSSSVPQDAVETINKYGGKIKDSIGIPEEQLRQAAHSSVCKINIDSDGRLVMTAKIREIFALKPAEFDPRKYLGPARDALREMYMRKNREVLGSADRAVEILAASKR